In the Candidatus Izemoplasmatales bacterium genome, one interval contains:
- a CDS encoding Wadjet anti-phage system protein JetA family protein, giving the protein MELFKIIPQNFFSVLNCRNQDLYVKCLLAVFRAYEQGSVLGMDKQIAQQAVQDVLEMQSAAVKDLEGVEQSDTLKDKAAAVLRRFEECEWIDIDVNNDYIEVLNFRDYAITVMQAIKSIGTDTMYGYEDETHEFRGYIYTVYTLLSHENDEFGMVVDQVYKNTIAFVREIRKLDSRLKYYIRTIIENSEIKDLINLLVNYKVELVDQAYSRLKTSDNVAKYKLAIVKRLEEFQQNPVIMDMIAREYLPAANNNHDLARIRANKRIDDIIDIYNSLGYIIDEIDKKNKIYVNSTIAKIKFLLNDDENVIGKLTTILRFTAENVKKYKTDFALKTISPLFTLRSHGVVNNSSLYTPRGAYVHGEGQFLLDNELTPSFALQEALLKEFETNYSEEVIKKYLAAFFRNQSIVRASELITEDVADEAVLRLLYILVYAGEEMNYYISPLDSVIRHKKFKMYDFQIVRGQKLS; this is encoded by the coding sequence ATGGAACTGTTTAAGATCATCCCGCAGAACTTCTTCAGCGTCCTGAACTGCAGGAACCAGGACCTCTATGTGAAGTGCCTTCTGGCCGTCTTCCGCGCCTACGAACAGGGCTCGGTCCTCGGCATGGACAAGCAGATCGCCCAGCAGGCGGTCCAGGACGTGCTCGAGATGCAGTCGGCCGCCGTCAAGGACCTCGAGGGCGTCGAGCAGTCCGATACCCTGAAGGACAAGGCGGCCGCCGTCCTGCGCCGCTTCGAGGAATGCGAGTGGATCGACATCGACGTGAACAACGACTACATCGAGGTCCTCAACTTCCGCGACTACGCGATCACCGTGATGCAGGCGATCAAATCGATCGGCACCGACACGATGTACGGCTACGAGGACGAGACCCACGAATTCCGCGGCTACATCTATACCGTCTATACGCTCCTCTCGCATGAGAACGACGAGTTCGGGATGGTCGTCGACCAGGTCTACAAGAACACGATCGCCTTCGTCCGCGAGATCCGCAAGCTCGACTCGCGCCTGAAGTACTACATCCGCACGATCATCGAGAACTCCGAGATCAAGGACCTCATCAACCTGCTCGTCAACTACAAGGTCGAGCTCGTCGACCAGGCGTACTCCCGCCTGAAGACCTCCGACAACGTCGCCAAGTACAAGCTGGCGATCGTCAAGCGCCTCGAGGAGTTCCAGCAGAATCCGGTGATCATGGACATGATCGCCCGCGAGTACCTCCCGGCCGCGAACAACAACCACGACCTCGCCCGGATCCGCGCCAACAAGCGCATCGACGACATCATCGACATCTACAACTCGCTCGGCTACATCATCGACGAGATCGACAAGAAGAACAAGATCTACGTCAACTCCACGATCGCGAAGATCAAGTTCCTGTTAAACGACGACGAAAACGTCATCGGGAAACTGACGACGATCCTCCGGTTCACCGCCGAGAACGTGAAGAAGTACAAGACCGACTTCGCCCTGAAGACGATCTCTCCGCTCTTCACCCTCCGCTCGCACGGCGTCGTGAACAACTCCTCGCTCTACACGCCGCGCGGCGCCTACGTCCACGGCGAGGGGCAGTTCCTGCTCGACAACGAACTGACGCCGTCGTTCGCCCTCCAGGAAGCGCTCCTGAAGGAGTTCGAGACCAACTACAGCGAAGAGGTCATCAAGAAGTATCTCGCCGCCTTCTTCCGGAACCAGTCGATCGTCCGCGCCTCCGAGCTGATCACCGAGGACGTCGCGGACGAAGCGGTCCTCCGCCTGCTTTACATCCTCGTCTACGCCGGCGAGGAGATGAACTACTACATCTCGCCGCTCGATTCCGTAATCCGCCACAAGAAATTCAAGATGTACGACTTCCAGATCGTAAGGGGGCAGAAACTATCATGA
- a CDS encoding PadR family transcriptional regulator — MSNSGEYIRGFTDYIVLSVLAKFDSYGYEIAKIIESVSKSNFSLTEAALYFALKRLLEDGKITSYSEKNKKGMTRRFYQITPKGSAALESFRKDWILIESHLSSLVGGGFEYARED; from the coding sequence ATGAGCAACTCGGGCGAATACATCCGCGGCTTCACGGACTACATCGTGCTGTCGGTCCTCGCGAAATTCGACAGCTACGGCTATGAGATCGCGAAGATCATCGAGAGCGTCTCCAAAAGCAACTTCTCCCTGACCGAAGCGGCGCTTTACTTCGCGCTCAAGCGGCTTCTCGAGGACGGCAAGATCACGTCGTACTCGGAGAAGAACAAGAAGGGCATGACCCGCCGGTTCTATCAGATCACCCCGAAGGGAAGCGCGGCGCTCGAAAGCTTCCGCAAGGACTGGATATTGATCGAATCGCATCTGTCCAGCCTCGTCGGCGGCGGATTCGAGTATGCCCGCGAGGACTAG